In Streptococcus oralis, a single window of DNA contains:
- a CDS encoding TetR/AcrR family transcriptional regulator → MSERKISEKSLENLRKSNQESNFLTREAIETALLQLLEKKDLAKISISELVKRAGVSRAAFYRNYDSKEEILESVFKRSVHNIMEQLSHYDVKTDLYLVWVHLFRAAKKEAKVIQLALDYHLEKIFVQAMQEFLEKYHGKSKGVSSYLHSFWSSAIVSVLLKWIKDGMKVPAEKIADLRLPFFKK, encoded by the coding sequence ATGTCTGAACGTAAAATATCTGAAAAATCTCTTGAAAATCTCAGAAAATCAAATCAAGAATCCAATTTTTTAACCAGAGAAGCAATCGAGACGGCTCTTTTGCAACTTCTAGAGAAAAAAGATTTGGCCAAGATTAGCATTTCGGAGCTGGTCAAACGGGCTGGTGTCTCTCGTGCTGCCTTCTATCGTAACTATGACTCCAAAGAAGAGATTTTGGAAAGTGTTTTTAAACGCAGTGTCCATAACATTATGGAACAGTTGAGCCACTACGATGTCAAAACAGACCTTTATCTAGTCTGGGTACACCTTTTCCGCGCAGCCAAGAAAGAAGCCAAGGTTATCCAACTTGCTCTGGACTATCATTTGGAAAAGATTTTTGTCCAAGCCATGCAGGAATTTCTAGAAAAATACCATGGAAAGTCAAAAGGCGTTAGCAGCTACCTTCATTCCTTTTGGAGTTCTGCCATCGTATCAGTTCTGCTCAAATGGATCAAGGATGGCATGAAGGTTCCAGCTGAAAAGATTGCAGATTTACGCTTGCCATTTTTCAAAAAATAG
- a CDS encoding deoxycytidylate deaminase — protein sequence MTEKRLAWDEYFAAQALLIANRSTCKRAKVGAVLVKDNKVISTGYNGSVSGTEHCIDHECLVIEGHCVRTLHAEVNAILQGAERGVPRGFTAYVTHFPCLNCTKQLLQVGCKRVVYINQYRMDDYAQYLYHEKGTELTHLPLETVQTALQEADLI from the coding sequence ATGACAGAAAAAAGACTGGCTTGGGATGAGTACTTTGCAGCCCAGGCTTTACTGATTGCCAATCGTTCGACATGCAAACGTGCCAAGGTGGGAGCGGTCCTCGTCAAGGACAATAAAGTCATTTCAACTGGCTATAATGGTTCCGTATCAGGAACGGAGCACTGTATTGACCACGAATGTCTGGTCATTGAAGGTCACTGTGTTCGAACCCTTCACGCCGAGGTTAATGCCATCTTGCAAGGAGCCGAACGAGGGGTTCCAAGAGGATTTACAGCCTATGTGACCCATTTTCCGTGTCTGAACTGCACCAAACAACTGCTACAAGTTGGTTGTAAGCGCGTGGTTTATATCAACCAGTACCGAATGGATGACTATGCCCAGTACCTTTATCATGAAAAAGGCACCGAGTTGACCCATTTACCATTAGAGACTGTTCAGACAGCTCTTCAAGAGGCAGATTTGATTTAA
- the upp gene encoding uracil phosphoribosyltransferase, translated as MGKIEVINHPLIQHKLSILRRTDTSTKAFRELVDEIAMLMGYEVLRDLPLEDVEIETPITKTVQKQLAGKKLAIVPILRAGIGMVDGLLSLVPAAKVGHIGMYRDEETLQPVEYLVKLPEDIDQRQIFVVDPMLATGGSAILAVDSLKKRGASNIKFVCLVSAPEGVKALQEAHPDVEIFTAALDERLNEHGYIVPGLGDAGDRLFGTK; from the coding sequence ATGGGAAAAATTGAAGTCATTAATCATCCACTCATTCAACACAAATTGTCAATCTTGCGACGTACAGATACTTCTACAAAAGCTTTTCGTGAACTAGTTGATGAGATTGCAATGTTGATGGGATATGAAGTACTTCGTGATCTTCCACTTGAAGATGTGGAAATCGAAACACCTATCACAAAGACCGTTCAAAAACAATTGGCTGGGAAAAAATTGGCGATTGTCCCAATCTTGCGTGCAGGTATCGGGATGGTAGATGGCCTCTTGAGCTTGGTTCCAGCAGCCAAAGTTGGTCATATCGGTATGTACCGTGATGAAGAAACCCTTCAACCAGTTGAATACTTGGTGAAATTGCCTGAGGATATTGACCAACGTCAAATCTTTGTCGTTGATCCAATGTTGGCAACAGGTGGCTCAGCAATCTTGGCAGTAGATTCACTTAAAAAACGTGGCGCTTCAAATATCAAGTTTGTCTGCCTAGTATCTGCTCCAGAAGGAGTGAAAGCTCTTCAAGAAGCACACCCAGATGTAGAGATCTTTACAGCAGCTTTGGATGAACGCTTGAACGAACACGGTTATATCGTTCCAGGTCTTGGAGATGCTGGAGACCGCTTGTTCGGTACTAAATAA
- the clpP gene encoding ATP-dependent Clp protease proteolytic subunit ClpP: MIPVVIEQTSRGERSYDIYSRLLKDRIIMLTGPVEDNMANSVIAQLLFLDAQDSTKDIYLYVNTPGGSVSAGLAIVDTMNFIKADVQTIVMGMAASMGTVIASSGAKGKRFMLPNAEYMIHQPMGGTGGGTQQTDMAIAAEHLLKTRKTLEQILADNSGKSVEQIHADAERDYWMSAQETLEYGFIDEIMANNSLS, encoded by the coding sequence ATGATTCCTGTAGTTATTGAACAAACAAGCCGTGGAGAACGTTCCTATGACATTTACTCTCGTCTTCTGAAAGACCGCATCATCATGCTAACAGGTCCAGTTGAAGACAACATGGCCAACTCTGTTATCGCCCAATTACTTTTCTTGGATGCCCAAGACAGCACAAAAGATATTTACCTTTATGTCAACACACCTGGAGGCTCTGTGTCAGCTGGTTTGGCAATCGTTGATACCATGAACTTTATCAAGGCAGATGTCCAAACAATCGTTATGGGGATGGCTGCATCCATGGGGACAGTCATCGCATCAAGTGGAGCAAAAGGCAAACGTTTCATGCTTCCAAATGCAGAGTACATGATTCACCAACCAATGGGTGGTACAGGTGGTGGTACCCAACAGACAGATATGGCAATCGCTGCAGAGCACTTGCTTAAAACTCGTAAGACTTTGGAGCAAATCCTTGCAGATAACTCTGGTAAATCAGTCGAGCAAATTCATGCTGACGCTGAACGTGATTACTGGATGAGTGCCCAAGAAACACTTGAATATGGCTTTATTGATGAAATCATGGCTAATAATTCTTTAAGCTAA
- a CDS encoding YlbG family protein, translated as MFEKTNRSGLIIYLYYNRDAKKLQEYGDICYHSKKHRYLQLYVPTEELDDLVERLGKERYIKKIRRCHIQELETPFVGNLYRNEENVII; from the coding sequence ATGTTTGAAAAAACAAATCGATCAGGATTAATCATCTATCTCTACTATAATCGAGATGCAAAAAAACTTCAGGAATACGGTGATATCTGTTACCATTCCAAAAAACATCGTTACTTGCAGCTCTATGTTCCAACTGAGGAGTTAGATGACTTAGTTGAGAGATTAGGTAAGGAAAGATATATCAAGAAAATTAGACGTTGCCATATTCAAGAGCTAGAAACTCCTTTCGTTGGCAATCTCTATCGTAACGAAGAAAACGTTATCATTTAA
- a CDS encoding ABC transporter substrate-binding protein — MKKKFALSFVALASVALLAACGEVKSGASNTTGNPVDEKTIKIGFNFEETGAVAAYGTAEQKGAQLAVDEINAAGGIDGKQIEVVDKDNKSETAEAASVTTNLVTQSKVAAIVGPATSGATAAAVANATKAGVPLISPSATQDGLTKGQDYLFIGTFQDSFQGKIISNYVTNKLNAKKVVLYTDNASDYAKGIAKSFREAYKGEIVADETFVAGDTDFQAALTKMKDKEFDAIVVPGYYTEAGKIVNQARGMGIDKPIIGGDGFNGEEFVQQATAERASNIYFISGFSTTVDVSAKAKAFLEAYRAKYNEEPSTFSALAYDSVYLVANAAKGAKNSGEIKDNLAKTKDFDGVTGQTSFDADHNTVKTAYMMTMNNGKVEEAEVVKP; from the coding sequence ATGAAGAAAAAATTTGCCCTATCTTTTGTGGCTCTTGCTAGTGTGGCTCTTCTTGCTGCCTGTGGAGAGGTCAAGTCAGGAGCGTCAAACACAACTGGAAATCCAGTAGACGAGAAAACAATTAAAATCGGTTTTAACTTTGAAGAGACAGGTGCTGTGGCAGCTTATGGTACAGCTGAACAAAAAGGTGCCCAACTTGCTGTAGACGAAATCAACGCTGCAGGTGGAATTGATGGAAAACAAATCGAAGTTGTAGACAAAGACAACAAGTCAGAAACTGCTGAAGCAGCTTCTGTTACAACAAACCTTGTTACCCAATCAAAAGTAGCAGCTATTGTAGGACCTGCGACATCTGGTGCAACTGCTGCAGCTGTAGCTAACGCTACTAAAGCTGGGGTGCCATTGATTTCACCAAGTGCTACTCAAGACGGTTTGACTAAAGGTCAAGATTACCTATTTATCGGAACATTCCAAGATAGCTTCCAAGGGAAGATTATTTCTAACTATGTAACAAATAAATTGAATGCTAAGAAGGTTGTTCTTTATACTGACAATGCTAGTGACTATGCTAAAGGTATTGCTAAATCTTTCCGCGAAGCCTACAAGGGTGAAATTGTAGCAGATGAAACGTTTGTAGCAGGTGATACTGACTTCCAAGCAGCCCTTACTAAAATGAAAGACAAAGAGTTTGACGCTATCGTTGTTCCAGGTTACTACACAGAAGCAGGTAAAATTGTAAACCAAGCTCGTGGTATGGGAATTGATAAACCAATCATTGGTGGTGATGGATTTAACGGTGAAGAATTTGTTCAACAAGCAACTGCTGAAAGAGCATCAAACATTTACTTCATCTCAGGATTCTCAACTACTGTTGATGTTTCTGCAAAAGCTAAAGCTTTCCTTGAAGCATATCGTGCTAAATACAACGAAGAACCTTCAACATTCTCAGCTTTGGCCTATGACTCAGTTTACCTAGTAGCAAATGCTGCAAAAGGTGCTAAAAACTCAGGTGAGATCAAGGACAACCTTGCTAAAACCAAAGATTTTGATGGTGTAACTGGTCAAACAAGCTTTGATGCTGACCACAATACAGTGAAAACTGCTTACATGATGACCATGAACAATGGTAAAGTTGAAGAAGCAGAAGTTGTAAAACCATAA
- a CDS encoding branched-chain amino acid ABC transporter permease, whose translation MLQQLVNGLILGSVYALLALGYTMVYGIIKLINFAHGDIYMMGAFIGYFLINSFQMDFFLALIISMAGTALLGVVIEFLAYRPLRHSTRIAVLITAIGVSFLLEYGMVYLVGANTRAFPQAIETVRFDLGPISLTNVQLMILAVSVLLMVLLQLIVQKTKMGKAMRAVSVDSDAAQLMGINVNRTISFTFALGSALAGAAGVLIALYYNSLEPLMGVTPGLKSFVAAVLGGIGIIPGAALGGFVIGLLETFATAFGMSDFRDAIVYGILLLILIVRPAGILGKNVKEKV comes from the coding sequence ATGCTCCAACAACTTGTGAATGGTCTAATTCTGGGTAGTGTTTATGCACTTTTGGCTCTGGGTTATACCATGGTTTATGGAATTATCAAACTCATCAACTTCGCCCACGGTGATATTTACATGATGGGTGCCTTTATTGGTTACTTTTTGATTAATTCTTTCCAAATGGATTTCTTTTTAGCTTTAATTATTTCAATGGCAGGAACCGCACTACTTGGTGTTGTGATTGAGTTTCTTGCCTACCGTCCTTTACGACACTCTACACGAATTGCTGTATTGATTACTGCCATCGGAGTGTCTTTCCTACTGGAATACGGAATGGTTTATCTAGTAGGCGCCAATACTCGTGCCTTCCCTCAAGCAATTGAAACAGTCCGCTTTGACTTGGGACCAATTAGCTTGACAAATGTTCAATTGATGATTTTAGCAGTTTCTGTACTCTTGATGGTTTTATTGCAATTGATCGTCCAAAAAACAAAAATGGGGAAAGCCATGCGTGCGGTATCAGTTGATAGTGACGCAGCTCAATTGATGGGAATTAATGTAAATCGTACAATCAGCTTTACCTTTGCTTTGGGTTCAGCTCTTGCTGGTGCAGCAGGAGTCCTCATTGCCCTTTACTACAATTCTCTTGAACCTTTGATGGGCGTGACTCCAGGTCTAAAATCATTCGTTGCGGCCGTACTGGGTGGTATCGGGATTATTCCTGGTGCAGCTCTAGGGGGATTTGTGATTGGCTTGTTGGAAACATTTGCTACTGCCTTCGGTATGTCTGATTTCCGTGATGCTATCGTATATGGAATCTTGCTTTTGATTCTGATTGTTCGACCTGCAGGTATCCTTGGTAAGAATGTGAAAGAGAAGGTGTAA
- a CDS encoding branched-chain amino acid ABC transporter permease — protein MKTNLKVNIFWLFLLLAGYGLISILVSAGVLNLFHVQILEQIGINIILAVGLNLIVGFSGQFSLGHAGFMAIGAYAAAIIGSKSPTYGAFFGAMVLGALISGAVALLVGIPTLRLKGDYLAVATLGVSEIIRIFIINGGSLTNGAAGILGIPNFTNWQMVYLFVVITTIATLNFLRSPIGRSTLSVREDEIAAESVGVNTTKIKIIAFVFGAITASIAGSLQAGFIGSVVPKDYTFINSINVLIIVVFGGLGSITGTIVSAIVLGILNMLLQDVASVRMIIYALALVLVMIFRPGGLLGTWELSLSRFFKKSKKEGQN, from the coding sequence ATGAAGACAAATCTTAAAGTAAATATTTTCTGGTTATTCCTTCTGTTAGCGGGTTATGGATTGATTAGTATACTGGTTTCTGCTGGTGTTCTCAATCTATTCCATGTCCAAATTTTAGAACAAATTGGGATTAATATCATCCTTGCAGTAGGCTTGAACTTAATCGTTGGTTTTTCAGGTCAATTCTCACTCGGTCATGCAGGTTTTATGGCAATTGGGGCTTATGCAGCAGCGATTATTGGTTCAAAATCACCAACCTATGGTGCCTTCTTTGGAGCAATGGTCTTGGGTGCCTTGATTTCTGGTGCAGTCGCTTTGCTCGTTGGGATTCCAACGCTTCGTTTAAAGGGTGACTACCTGGCTGTTGCGACACTAGGTGTTTCAGAAATCATTCGTATCTTTATCATTAATGGTGGAAGTTTGACCAATGGTGCTGCTGGTATCTTGGGTATCCCAAACTTTACCAACTGGCAAATGGTTTATCTATTTGTGGTGATCACAACTATTGCAACTCTCAACTTCCTACGTAGTCCAATTGGACGCTCTACTCTATCTGTTCGTGAGGATGAGATTGCTGCAGAATCCGTTGGGGTAAACACTACAAAGATCAAGATTATCGCTTTTGTCTTTGGAGCTATTACAGCTAGTATTGCTGGTTCACTTCAGGCCGGTTTTATCGGATCTGTTGTTCCAAAAGATTACACCTTTATTAATTCCATCAATGTGTTGATTATCGTTGTATTTGGTGGACTTGGATCGATTACTGGTACCATCGTTTCAGCGATTGTTTTAGGAATTTTAAATATGCTCCTTCAGGATGTAGCAAGCGTACGTATGATCATCTACGCTTTGGCTCTTGTATTGGTCATGATTTTCAGACCAGGTGGACTTCTTGGGACATGGGAATTGAGTCTATCACGTTTCTTTAAAAAATCGAAGAAGGAGGGACAAAACTAA
- a CDS encoding ABC transporter ATP-binding protein produces MALLEVKQLTKHFGGLTAVGDVTLELNEGELVGLIGPNGAGKTTLFNLLTGVYEPSEGTVTLDGHLLNGKTPYKIASLGLSRTFQNIRLFKDLTVLENVLIAFSNHHKQHVLASFLRLPAFYKNEEELKSKALDLLKIFDLDSDANTLAKNLAYGQQRRLEIVRALATEPKILFLDEPAAGMNPQETAELTELIRRIKDEFKITIMLIEHDMNLVMEVTERIYVLEYGRLIAHGTPDEIKNNKRVIEAYLGGEA; encoded by the coding sequence ATGGCATTACTTGAAGTTAAACAGTTAACCAAACATTTTGGCGGTCTAACAGCTGTTGGAGATGTCACTCTTGAATTGAACGAGGGAGAGTTGGTTGGTCTGATTGGACCAAACGGGGCTGGTAAAACAACCCTTTTCAATCTCCTGACTGGCGTTTATGAACCAAGCGAAGGTACTGTGACACTAGATGGACATCTCCTAAATGGGAAAACTCCCTATAAGATTGCCTCACTTGGTCTCAGTCGTACTTTCCAAAATATTCGTTTGTTCAAGGACTTGACAGTTTTGGAAAATGTTTTGATTGCATTTAGCAATCATCATAAACAACATGTCCTTGCGAGCTTTCTACGCCTACCAGCTTTTTATAAGAACGAGGAAGAATTAAAAAGCAAAGCTTTGGACTTGCTGAAGATTTTTGATTTGGATAGTGACGCAAATACTCTTGCCAAGAATCTGGCCTATGGTCAACAACGTCGATTAGAAATTGTTCGTGCTCTGGCAACTGAACCTAAAATCCTCTTTTTGGACGAACCTGCAGCTGGTATGAATCCACAAGAAACAGCTGAATTGACAGAATTGATCCGTCGTATCAAAGATGAATTTAAAATTACCATCATGCTTATCGAACATGATATGAATTTGGTTATGGAAGTCACTGAGCGTATCTATGTTCTTGAATATGGTCGGTTGATTGCTCATGGGACTCCGGATGAGATCAAGAACAACAAACGCGTTATCGAAGCTTATCTAGGAGGTGAAGCCTGA
- a CDS encoding ABC transporter ATP-binding protein has translation MSMLKVENLSVHYGMIQAVRDVSFEVNEGEVVSLIGANGAGKTTILRTLSGLVRPSAGKIEFLGKEIQKLPAQKIVAGGLSQVPEGRHVFPGLTVMENLEMGAFLKKNREENQANLKKVFSRFPRLEERKNQDAATLSGGEQQMLAMGRALMSTPKLLLLDEPSMGLAPIFIQEIFDIIQDIQKQGTTVLLIEQNANKALAISDRGYVLETGKIVLSGTGKELAASDEVRKAYLGG, from the coding sequence ATGTCTATGTTAAAAGTTGAAAACCTCTCTGTGCATTACGGAATGATTCAAGCGGTTCGTGATGTAAGTTTCGAGGTTAATGAAGGTGAAGTTGTTTCCTTGATAGGTGCTAATGGTGCTGGTAAAACAACCATTCTTCGTACCCTTTCAGGTTTGGTTCGTCCAAGTGCTGGTAAAATTGAGTTTTTGGGAAAAGAAATTCAAAAGTTGCCAGCGCAAAAAATCGTAGCAGGTGGCCTTTCACAAGTTCCTGAGGGACGCCATGTTTTTCCAGGCTTGACTGTTATGGAAAACTTGGAAATGGGAGCCTTTTTAAAGAAAAATCGTGAAGAAAATCAAGCTAACTTGAAAAAAGTTTTCTCACGCTTCCCACGTCTTGAAGAGCGTAAAAACCAAGATGCGGCAACTCTTTCAGGTGGTGAACAGCAGATGCTGGCTATGGGACGCGCTCTCATGTCTACACCTAAGCTCCTTCTCTTGGATGAGCCGTCAATGGGACTTGCCCCGATCTTTATCCAAGAAATTTTCGATATCATTCAAGATATTCAGAAGCAAGGAACAACGGTTCTCCTAATTGAACAGAACGCTAACAAGGCCCTTGCTATCTCTGACCGAGGTTATGTACTTGAAACAGGCAAGATCGTCCTATCAGGAACAGGAAAAGAACTCGCAGCATCAGATGAAGTCAGAAAAGCATATCTAGGTGGCTAA
- a CDS encoding CBS domain-containing protein: MAVKDFMTRKVVYISPDTTVAHAADLMREQGLHRLPVIENDQLVGLVTEGTIAEASPSKATSLSIYEMNYLLNKTKVKDVMIRDVVTVSGYASLEDATYLMLKNKIGILPVVDNHQVYGVITDRDVFQAFLEIAGYGEEGIRVRFITENEVGVLGKIVALIVEEDLNISHTVNIPRKDGKVVIEVQIDGKIDLTALKDKFEKEGIQVEEITHTSAKVL, encoded by the coding sequence ATGGCAGTTAAAGATTTCATGACCCGTAAGGTAGTTTATATCAGTCCAGATACAACTGTAGCACACGCAGCAGATTTGATGCGCGAGCAAGGTTTGCACCGTTTACCTGTTATCGAAAATGATCAATTAGTCGGATTGGTAACAGAAGGAACCATTGCGGAAGCCAGCCCATCTAAAGCAACCAGTCTCTCTATCTATGAGATGAATTATCTTCTGAATAAAACCAAAGTAAAAGATGTAATGATTCGAGATGTCGTGACGGTTTCTGGCTATGCTAGTCTAGAAGATGCGACCTACCTGATGCTGAAAAATAAAATTGGGATATTACCAGTCGTAGACAATCATCAAGTCTACGGCGTTATTACAGACCGCGATGTTTTTCAGGCTTTCTTGGAAATCGCCGGATACGGAGAAGAGGGGATTCGTGTTCGTTTCATTACAGAAAATGAAGTCGGAGTACTGGGGAAAATTGTAGCTTTAATTGTAGAAGAGGATTTAAATATTTCCCATACTGTAAACATTCCACGTAAGGATGGCAAGGTCGTCATCGAAGTTCAAATTGATGGAAAAATCGATTTGACTGCATTAAAGGATAAGTTTGAAAAAGAAGGAATTCAAGTGGAGGAGATCACTCATACCTCTGCCAAAGTCCTTTAA
- the prfB gene encoding peptide chain release factor 2 (programmed frameshift) produces the protein MDISEIRQKIDANREKLASFRGSLDLEGLEEEIAILENKMTEPDFWNDNIAAQKTSQELNELKNTYNTFRKMEELQDEVEILLDFLAEDESVHDELVEQLTELDKMMTSYEMTLLLSEPYDHNNAILEIHPGSGGTEAQDWGDMLLRMYTRYGNAKGFKVEVLDYQAGDEAGIKSVTLSFEGPNAYGLLKSEMGVHRLVRISPFDSAKRRHTSFTSVEVMPELDDTIEVEIREDDIKMDTFRSGGAGGQNVNKVSTGVRLTHIPTGTVVQSTVDRTQYGNRDRAMKMLQAKIYQMEQEKKAAEVDSLKGEKKEITWGSQIRSYVFTPYTMVKDHRTSFEVAQVDKVMDGDLDGFIDAYLKWRIS, from the exons ATGGACATTTCAGAAATTCGTCAAAAAATTGACGCAAATCGTGAAAAATTAGCTTCTTTTAGGGGGTCTCTT GACCTCGAAGGCTTAGAGGAAGAGATTGCCATCTTGGAAAACAAGATGACAGAACCTGATTTTTGGAACGATAATATCGCGGCCCAAAAAACGTCGCAAGAATTAAATGAATTAAAAAACACCTACAACACCTTCCGTAAAATGGAAGAGTTGCAGGATGAAGTTGAGATTTTATTGGACTTTTTAGCAGAAGATGAGTCAGTCCATGATGAACTGGTCGAACAGTTGACAGAACTGGATAAGATGATGACCAGCTACGAGATGACCCTTCTCTTGTCAGAACCTTATGACCATAATAATGCAATCTTGGAAATCCATCCAGGATCTGGTGGTACTGAGGCACAGGACTGGGGCGATATGCTGCTTCGTATGTATACTCGTTATGGAAATGCCAAAGGCTTTAAAGTAGAAGTCTTGGATTACCAGGCTGGTGATGAAGCAGGTATCAAGTCTGTGACCTTGTCTTTTGAAGGACCCAATGCATACGGCCTACTTAAATCAGAAATGGGTGTTCACCGTTTAGTCCGTATTTCGCCATTTGACTCTGCCAAACGCCGCCATACTTCCTTTACATCCGTAGAGGTTATGCCTGAGTTGGATGATACCATCGAAGTGGAGATTCGTGAAGATGATATCAAAATGGATACCTTCCGTTCAGGTGGTGCTGGTGGACAAAACGTCAATAAGGTTTCAACAGGTGTGCGTTTGACACACATTCCTACGGGAACTGTCGTCCAATCAACGGTCGATCGTACCCAGTATGGAAATAGAGATCGTGCCATGAAGATGTTGCAGGCTAAGATCTATCAAATGGAGCAAGAAAAGAAAGCTGCGGAAGTTGATTCCCTTAAAGGTGAGAAAAAAGAAATCACATGGGGAAGCCAAATCCGTTCATATGTTTTCACGCCTTATACTATGGTAAAAGATCACCGTACAAGCTTTGAAGTTGCTCAGGTAGATAAGGTGATGGATGGAGACCTTGATGGTTTTATCGATGCCTACCTCAAGTGGCGAATCAGCTAA
- the ftsE gene encoding cell division ATP-binding protein FtsE: MSIIEMRDVVKKYDNGTTALRGVSVTIEPGEFAYIVGPSGAGKSTFIRALYREVKIEKGSLTVAGFNLVKIKKKDVPLLRRSVGVVFQDYKLLPKKTVYENIAYAMEVIGESRRNIKKRVMEVLDLVGLKHKVRSFPNELSGGEQQRIAIARAIVNNPKVLIADEPTGNLDPDNSWEIMNLLERINLQGTTVLMATHNSQIVNTLRHRVIAIENGRVVRDEAKGEYGYDD; this comes from the coding sequence ATGTCAATCATTGAAATGAGAGATGTTGTCAAAAAGTATGACAATGGAACGACTGCCCTGCGTGGAGTGTCTGTTACCATTGAACCAGGAGAGTTTGCCTATATCGTAGGACCTTCTGGAGCAGGTAAGTCAACCTTTATTCGAGCTTTATACCGAGAAGTAAAGATCGAAAAAGGAAGCCTAACAGTTGCAGGCTTTAATTTAGTTAAAATTAAGAAGAAAGATGTCCCACTGCTACGTCGTAGTGTCGGGGTAGTCTTTCAGGATTACAAACTCTTGCCTAAGAAGACTGTTTATGAGAATATTGCCTATGCAATGGAAGTAATCGGTGAGAGCCGTCGCAACATCAAAAAACGTGTTATGGAAGTATTGGACCTGGTTGGTTTGAAACATAAGGTTCGCTCTTTCCCTAATGAACTCTCAGGTGGAGAGCAGCAACGGATTGCGATTGCTCGTGCGATTGTCAACAATCCTAAAGTATTGATTGCCGATGAACCAACAGGAAACTTGGACCCAGATAATTCATGGGAAATTATGAATCTGTTGGAACGCATCAATCTCCAAGGTACTACTGTCTTGATGGCAACCCACAATAGCCAGATTGTAAATACCTTGCGCCACCGTGTCATTGCCATTGAAAATGGTCGTGTCGTTCGTGACGAAGCTAAAGGAGAATATGGATACGATGATTAG
- the ftsX gene encoding permease-like cell division protein FtsX, with amino-acid sequence MISRFFRHLFESLKSLKRNGWMTVAAVSSVMITLTLVALFASVIFNTAKLATDIENNVRVMVYIRKDVADNSETIEKEGQTVTNNDYHKVYDALKAMPAVKSVTFSSKEEQYEKLTETMGDDWKVFEGDANPLYDAYIVDTNSPSDVKTVAEEAKKIEGVSEVQDGGANTQRLFELASFIRVWGLVIAGLLIFIAVFLISNTIRITIISRSREIQIMRLVGAKNGYIRGPFLLEGAFIGLLGAAIPSVLVFFVYNMVYQSVNKSLVGQNLSMITPDVFIPLMTVLLFIIGIFIGSIGSGISMRRFLKI; translated from the coding sequence ATGATTAGTAGATTTTTTCGCCATTTATTTGAATCATTAAAAAGTTTAAAACGAAATGGCTGGATGACAGTAGCAGCAGTGAGTTCGGTTATGATTACCTTGACACTTGTTGCCCTGTTTGCATCTGTAATTTTTAATACAGCAAAACTGGCTACCGACATTGAAAACAACGTTCGGGTCATGGTTTACATTCGTAAGGATGTAGCTGATAACAGTGAAACGATTGAAAAAGAAGGTCAGACAGTTACCAACAATGACTACCACAAGGTCTATGATGCTTTGAAAGCTATGCCAGCTGTAAAAAGTGTCACCTTCTCAAGTAAAGAAGAACAGTACGAAAAACTAACGGAAACAATGGGTGACGATTGGAAGGTCTTTGAAGGAGATGCAAACCCTCTCTATGATGCTTATATCGTCGATACAAATTCTCCGAGTGATGTTAAAACGGTAGCTGAAGAAGCTAAGAAAATTGAGGGAGTATCAGAGGTTCAAGATGGTGGAGCCAACACTCAACGACTTTTCGAACTAGCTTCCTTTATCCGTGTTTGGGGATTGGTTATTGCAGGGCTCTTGATTTTTATCGCAGTCTTCCTCATTTCCAATACCATCCGTATCACCATTATTTCACGTAGTCGTGAGATTCAGATCATGCGTCTGGTAGGAGCGAAAAATGGCTATATCCGTGGTCCATTCTTGCTAGAAGGTGCTTTTATTGGCTTGCTTGGTGCAGCGATTCCTTCAGTCCTTGTATTCTTTGTTTACAATATGGTTTATCAATCGGTCAATAAATCCTTGGTAGGTCAAAACTTGTCAATGATTACGCCAGATGTGTTTATCCCTCTGATGACAGTCCTATTATTTATAATCGGAATTTTCATTGGTTCAATTGGTTCAGGGATTTCGATGCGTCGATTCTTGAAGATCTAG